The following proteins are encoded in a genomic region of Nicotiana sylvestris chromosome 4, ASM39365v2, whole genome shotgun sequence:
- the LOC138890498 gene encoding uncharacterized protein, whose protein sequence is MAKGWEEQLDTAKSYLDKATKKMKKFADRKRRPIDYRVGDIVMVKFNPRQLKALRGMHQNPICKYEGTFKIVTKVGKISCKLDMPSYLKIYPVFHASMLKPYHEDKDDPSRGQSSRAPMTITATHDREIEAIIDYQARRKQGQKATAMFLVHLERAITGGGHVGTI, encoded by the coding sequence ATGGCCAAAGGATGGGAGGAGCAGCTCGACACTGCTAAGTCCTACTTGGATAAGGCaactaagaagatgaagaagtttgcTGACCGTAAGCGGCGTCCCATAGACTATAGAGTTGGGGACATAGTCATGGTGAAGTTTAACCCAAGACAGCTCAAGGCACTACGGGGCATGCATCAGAATCCAATTTGCAAGTACGAGGGGACATTTAAGATTGTCACAAAGGTAGGCAAGATCTCATGCAAGCTTGACATGCCATCGTATCTTAAGATCTACCCTGTCTTCCATGCCAGCATGCTTAAAccatatcatgaagataaggatgatcCAAGTAGGGGTCAATCAAGTCGAGCGCCAATGACTATCACCGCCACACATGATCGAGAGATTGAGGCTATCATAGATTACCAGGCCAGGCGAAAACAAGGGCAAAAAGCCACCGCTATGTTCCTCGTCCATttggaaagggcaatcaccggaggaggccacgtgggaacgatatga